A genomic stretch from Microbacterium proteolyticum includes:
- a CDS encoding glycoside hydrolase family 13 protein, with amino-acid sequence MTTAAPSVQTRELSDAPDWWRQAVVYQVYPRSFADTDGDGLGDIKGITSRVPYLAELGVDAIWLSPFYPSDLADGGYDVADYRDVDPKLGTLADMDELIAQLHAHGIRIVVDIVPNHTSDKHVWFQEALAAGRGSAARERYIFREGTGVDGAEPPTDWESLFGGSAWERVEDGQWYLHNFDVSQPDLNWDNREVRDDFLTTLRFWSDRGVDGFRIDVAHMLTKDLTEPLPSRAELAALPFDGTHPLVDRDDVHEVYAEWREVFNSYDPPRTAVAEAWVHPSRVPLYASAESLGQAFNFDLLEADFDPAQFRRIVADNLALAAESGSSTTWVLSNHDVVRHATRYGLPDAERGADGRPTLKHGNEWLLSGGETPVLDTARGERRARAAATFVLGLPGSAYLYQGEELGLHEVAEIPDADRQDPTFFRSPGIDQGRDGCRVPLPWSADGSAFGFGEGGAHLPQPEWFASYAVDVQDGDPASTLSLYRRALDLRHELQSAEQLQWIDAGRDDVVAFERPGGWTVVTNFGTEPAELPAGEVLLSSSPLEGDDLPGETTVWLRSA; translated from the coding sequence GTGACCACCGCCGCACCCTCCGTGCAGACCCGCGAGCTCTCCGACGCCCCCGACTGGTGGCGCCAGGCCGTGGTGTACCAGGTGTACCCCCGCAGCTTCGCCGACACCGACGGCGACGGCCTGGGCGACATCAAGGGCATCACCTCGCGCGTGCCGTATCTCGCCGAGCTGGGGGTGGATGCCATCTGGCTCAGCCCCTTCTACCCCTCCGACCTCGCCGACGGCGGCTACGACGTCGCCGACTACCGCGACGTCGACCCCAAGCTCGGCACCCTGGCCGACATGGACGAGCTCATCGCGCAGCTGCACGCCCACGGCATCCGGATCGTGGTCGACATCGTGCCGAATCACACCTCCGACAAGCACGTCTGGTTCCAGGAGGCTCTGGCCGCCGGCCGCGGTTCGGCAGCGCGTGAGCGGTACATCTTCCGCGAGGGCACCGGGGTCGACGGCGCCGAGCCGCCGACCGACTGGGAGTCGCTCTTCGGCGGGTCGGCGTGGGAGCGCGTCGAGGACGGGCAGTGGTACCTGCACAACTTCGACGTCTCGCAGCCCGACCTCAACTGGGACAACCGCGAGGTGCGCGACGACTTCCTCACCACCCTCCGGTTCTGGAGCGACCGCGGTGTCGACGGCTTCCGCATCGACGTGGCGCACATGCTGACCAAGGACCTCACCGAGCCGCTGCCCTCGCGCGCCGAGCTCGCGGCCCTGCCCTTCGACGGCACGCACCCGCTCGTCGACCGCGACGACGTGCACGAGGTCTACGCCGAGTGGCGCGAGGTCTTCAACTCGTACGACCCGCCGCGCACCGCCGTCGCCGAGGCGTGGGTGCACCCCTCGCGCGTGCCGCTGTACGCCAGCGCCGAGAGCCTGGGCCAGGCCTTCAACTTCGACCTGCTTGAGGCCGACTTCGACCCCGCGCAGTTCCGCCGGATCGTCGCCGACAACCTCGCGCTCGCGGCAGAGTCGGGCTCGTCGACCACGTGGGTGCTGTCGAACCACGACGTGGTACGCCACGCCACACGCTACGGGCTCCCGGATGCCGAGCGCGGCGCCGACGGTCGCCCCACGCTCAAGCACGGCAACGAGTGGCTGCTGTCCGGCGGCGAGACCCCCGTGCTCGACACGGCTCGCGGCGAGCGTCGCGCCCGCGCGGCGGCGACCTTCGTGCTGGGCCTGCCGGGTTCGGCCTACCTGTACCAGGGCGAGGAGCTGGGCCTGCACGAGGTGGCCGAGATCCCCGACGCCGACCGGCAGGACCCCACGTTCTTCCGCAGCCCCGGCATCGACCAGGGCCGTGACGGATGCCGCGTGCCGCTGCCCTGGAGCGCCGACGGCTCCGCGTTCGGCTTCGGCGAGGGCGGTGCTCACCTGCCGCAGCCGGAGTGGTTCGCCTCGTACGCCGTGGACGTGCAGGACGGCGACCCCGCCTCGACCCTGTCGCTGTACCGCCGCGCGCTCGACCTGCGCCACGAGCTGCAGAGCGCCGAGCAGCTGCAGTGGATCGACGCCGGGCGCGACGACGTCGTGGCGTTCGAGCGTCCGGGTGGGTGGACGGTGGTCACGAACTTCGGCACCGAGCCGGCCGAGCTTCCCGCCGGCGAAGTGCTGCTGTCGAGCAGCCCGCTCGAGGGTGACGACCTGCCCGGCGAGACGACGGTCTGGCTCCGAAGCGCCTGA
- a CDS encoding glycosyltransferase family 2 protein, whose translation MPGPSACTCRRGPHGFRVGEGRNQAAARAIDAGAELLVFLDVDCLPGPALLAGYRAAAHAHPEALLAGAVTYLASVQRPEQAADLPFLTRPHRARPALPPGETRAATASEYNLFWSLSFAVTPATWYRIGGFHPGYEGYGAEDTDLAWTARANDVEMRWVGGADAYHQWHPVSSPPWQHLDAILRNGGTFAERWGTWPMGGWLEAFAAAGAIERRGEGWVRVG comes from the coding sequence ATGCCGGGACCCTCAGCCTGCACGTGCCGCCGGGGCCCCCACGGATTCCGCGTCGGCGAGGGGCGCAATCAGGCGGCCGCGAGGGCGATCGATGCGGGAGCCGAGCTGCTGGTGTTCCTCGACGTGGACTGTCTGCCCGGACCGGCCCTGCTGGCCGGGTACCGCGCGGCGGCGCACGCGCATCCCGAGGCGCTGCTCGCCGGCGCGGTGACCTACCTCGCGAGCGTCCAGCGACCCGAACAAGCCGCCGACCTGCCCTTCCTCACCCGTCCGCACCGCGCGCGGCCGGCGCTGCCGCCCGGCGAGACGCGCGCCGCGACGGCCTCGGAGTACAACCTGTTCTGGTCGCTGTCGTTCGCCGTGACCCCGGCGACCTGGTACCGCATCGGCGGCTTCCACCCTGGCTACGAGGGGTACGGCGCGGAGGACACCGACCTCGCCTGGACGGCACGCGCGAACGACGTCGAGATGCGATGGGTGGGCGGCGCGGACGCCTACCACCAGTGGCATCCGGTGTCTTCTCCCCCGTGGCAGCACCTCGACGCCATCCTGCGCAACGGCGGCACATTCGCCGAGCGGTGGGGCACGTGGCCGATGGGCGGGTGGCTCGAGGCCTTCGCCGCGGCCGGCGCGATCGAGCGGCGCGGCGAGGGCTGGGTGCGGGTGGGCTGA
- a CDS encoding glycosyltransferase, with translation MIRAMRPLRVLVVAPSRYPLRQPHAGGLEACVWDRVRWLRARGHEVALCAAEGSDYLGDVPEFRLPVPEWMRPEESSDTEYPEGYAAAVDAAYDAALDRLIVDRHLYDVVDNHSLHPAPIRWSRAADIPVVTTLHTPPLEPMLEAAAEVRDSPHRFVAVSQATARAWSREGVDAFVFPNGIDTDQWTRGDGGASWVWSGRVVPEKAPHLAIEAARSAGAHIVLAGRIGDVDYFEQEIVPRLGVHARYVGPLRQPDLCRLVGSSAVALVTPMWEEPFGLVIAEALATGTPVAAFDIGGVSEVLAGMPGSATVMPGDVVALGKAAAELAAEGAREPLTRARTRRAAVRQHSLAQRYREVERVLAHTAQPVAARRVPAVSW, from the coding sequence GTGATCCGCGCGATGCGTCCGCTGCGGGTGCTCGTCGTCGCCCCGTCGCGCTATCCGCTCCGCCAGCCCCACGCCGGCGGGCTGGAAGCCTGTGTCTGGGACCGCGTGCGGTGGCTGCGCGCCCGCGGCCACGAGGTGGCTCTGTGCGCGGCGGAGGGATCGGACTACCTCGGCGACGTGCCGGAGTTCCGTTTGCCCGTCCCCGAGTGGATGCGCCCCGAGGAGTCATCCGACACCGAATACCCGGAGGGGTACGCTGCCGCCGTCGACGCGGCCTATGACGCCGCCCTCGACCGCCTGATCGTCGACCGCCACCTGTACGACGTCGTGGACAACCACAGCCTGCACCCGGCGCCGATCCGCTGGAGCCGTGCCGCGGACATCCCCGTCGTCACGACCCTGCACACCCCGCCGCTCGAGCCGATGCTCGAGGCGGCGGCGGAGGTGCGCGACAGTCCGCACCGGTTCGTCGCCGTCAGCCAGGCGACCGCCCGCGCGTGGTCGCGCGAGGGGGTCGACGCGTTCGTGTTCCCCAACGGCATCGACACCGACCAGTGGACGCGGGGCGACGGCGGGGCGTCATGGGTCTGGTCGGGTCGCGTCGTGCCGGAGAAGGCCCCCCACCTGGCCATTGAGGCCGCCCGCTCGGCCGGGGCGCACATCGTGCTGGCCGGGCGGATCGGCGACGTGGACTACTTCGAACAGGAGATCGTTCCGCGCCTGGGCGTGCACGCGCGTTATGTCGGGCCGCTGCGGCAGCCCGACCTGTGCCGCCTGGTGGGATCATCCGCCGTCGCCCTGGTCACGCCCATGTGGGAGGAGCCGTTCGGGCTCGTCATCGCCGAGGCCCTCGCCACCGGCACACCGGTCGCCGCTTTCGACATCGGCGGGGTGTCGGAGGTGCTGGCCGGGATGCCGGGATCGGCGACGGTCATGCCCGGCGACGTCGTCGCGCTGGGCAAGGCGGCGGCCGAGCTCGCCGCGGAAGGCGCGCGCGAGCCGCTCACTCGGGCCCGGACGCGGCGGGCGGCGGTGCGCCAGCACTCCCTCGCCCAGCGCTATCGCGAAGTGGAACGCGTGCTGGCCCACACCGCTCAGCCCGTCGCCGCACGGCGCGTGCCGGCGGTGTCGTGGTGA